Proteins from one Setaria italica strain Yugu1 chromosome V, Setaria_italica_v2.0, whole genome shotgun sequence genomic window:
- the LOC101756917 gene encoding ATP-dependent 6-phosphofructokinase 6 isoform X1, which translates to MEAVGVAPAPLAAPVKKKLLDLKDPFHGGSAAAASNGGKPSPAGKWAMKKKLAGGDAGYVLEDVPHLTDYLPELPTFPNPLQDNPAYSVVKQYFVNPDDTVTQKIVVHKTSARGTHFRRAGPRQRVYFQSDEVNAAIVTCGGLCPGLNTVVRELVCGLYDMYGVTSVVGIEGGYKGFYSKNTIPLTPKSVNDIHKRGGTVLGTSRGGHDTAKIVDCLQDRGINQVYIIGGDGTQKGASVIYEEVRRRGLKCSVVGVPKTIDNDIAVIDKSFGFDTAVEEAQRAINAAHVEAESAENGIGVVKLMGRNSGFIAMYATLASRDVDCCLIPESPFYLEGKGGLLEFIERRLKDNGHMVIVVAEGAGQDLIAKSMNFVDTQDASGNKLLLDVGLWLSQKIKDHFKKKPNFPITLKYIDPTYMIRAVKSNASDNVYCTLLAHSALHGAMAGYTGFTVAPVNGRHAYIPFYRITEKQNKVVITDRMWARVLCSTNQPCFLSHEDVENMKHDDDHEHHLHNTQLLEGESSPVKNSPKCNGSAPPAV; encoded by the exons ATGGAAGCCGTTGGCGTCGCTCCTGCGCCCCTGGCGGCGCcggtgaagaagaagctgcttgACCTGAAGGACCCCTTCCACggcggctccgccgccgcggcctcgaaCGGCGGGAAGCCGTCCCCGGCGGGGAAGTGGGcgatgaagaagaagctggcgggcggcgacgcgggGTACGTCCTCGAGGATGTGCCGCACCTCACGGATTACCTGCCCGAGCTCCCG ACTTTCCCAAATCCCCTCCAAGACAATCCGGCGTATTCGGTCGTCAA GCAGTATTTCGTCAACCCAGACGACACCGTCACGCAAAAG ATTGTTGTTCATAAGACCAGTGCGAGGGGCACTCACTTCCGGCGTGCTGGGCCACGGCAGAGGGTTTATTTCCAGTCTGATGAGGTGAACGCGGCCATTGTCACCTGCGGAGGCCTCTGCCCCGGGCTGAACACGGTGGTCCGTGAGCTTGTTTGCGGGTTGTATGATATGTATGGTGTCACCAGCGTTGTTGGCATAGAG GGTGGATACAAGGgtttttattctaaaaatactATTCCGTTGACACCGAAATCGGTGAATGACATCCATAAGAGAGGCGGGACTGTCCTTGGAACTTCAAGAGGAGGGCATGATACTGCCAAAATTGTGGATTGTCTTCAGGACCGGGGTATTAATCAGGTTTATATTATTGGAGGTGATGGTACTCAGAAAGGTGCTTCCGTAATTTATGAG GAAGTCCGTAGACGGGGCCTCAAATGTTCTGTTGTTGGTGTCCCGAAGACCATTGATAATGACATTGCG GTGATTGACAAGTCATTTGGATTTGACACTGCTGTGGAGGAGGCCCAGAGAGCTATCAATGCTGCTCATGTCGAGGCTGAAAGTGCAGAGAATGGCATTGGTGTTGTGAAGCTAATGGGTCGCAACAGTG GGTTTATTGCAATGTATGCTACTCTAGCCAGTCGCGACGTG GATTGCTGTTTGATTCCGGAGTCACCCTTCTACCTTGAAGGGAAGGGAGGGCTCCTTGAGTTCATCGAGAGACGGCTCAAGGACAATGGTCACATGGTCATTGTTGTGGCTGAGGGTGCCGGGCAGGATCTCATCGCAAAAAGCATGAATTTCGTGGACACTCAGGATGCTTCTGGAAATAAGCTGCTTCTGGATGTTGGCCTTTGGCTATCCCAGAAGATAAAG GATCATTTCAAGAAGAAGCCCAACTTCCCCATAACTCTCAAATACATCGACCCGACTTACATGATCCGTGCCGTCAAATCAAACGCATCCGACAACGTCTACTGCACCCTGCTGGCTCACAGCGCCCTCCATGGCGCAATGGCAGGGTACACCGGCTTCACCGTCGCTCCGGTCAACGGCAGACACGCTTACATCCCGTTCTAC AGGATCACCGAGAAGCAGAACAAGGTGGTGATCACGGACCGGATGTGGGCGCGGGTGCTGTGCTCGACGAACCAGCCCTGCTTCCTGAGCCACGAGGACGTTGAGAACATGAAGCACGACGACGATCACGAGCATCACCTGCACAACACGCAGCTCCTGGAAGGCGAGAGCTCGCCGGTGAAGAACTCGCCCAAGTGCAATGGGTCGGCACCACCGGCGGTGTGA
- the LOC101756917 gene encoding ATP-dependent 6-phosphofructokinase 3 isoform X2, translating into MYGVTSVVGIEGGYKGFYSKNTIPLTPKSVNDIHKRGGTVLGTSRGGHDTAKIVDCLQDRGINQVYIIGGDGTQKGASVIYEEVRRRGLKCSVVGVPKTIDNDIAVIDKSFGFDTAVEEAQRAINAAHVEAESAENGIGVVKLMGRNSGFIAMYATLASRDVDCCLIPESPFYLEGKGGLLEFIERRLKDNGHMVIVVAEGAGQDLIAKSMNFVDTQDASGNKLLLDVGLWLSQKIKDHFKKKPNFPITLKYIDPTYMIRAVKSNASDNVYCTLLAHSALHGAMAGYTGFTVAPVNGRHAYIPFYRITEKQNKVVITDRMWARVLCSTNQPCFLSHEDVENMKHDDDHEHHLHNTQLLEGESSPVKNSPKCNGSAPPAV; encoded by the exons ATGTATGGTGTCACCAGCGTTGTTGGCATAGAG GGTGGATACAAGGgtttttattctaaaaatactATTCCGTTGACACCGAAATCGGTGAATGACATCCATAAGAGAGGCGGGACTGTCCTTGGAACTTCAAGAGGAGGGCATGATACTGCCAAAATTGTGGATTGTCTTCAGGACCGGGGTATTAATCAGGTTTATATTATTGGAGGTGATGGTACTCAGAAAGGTGCTTCCGTAATTTATGAG GAAGTCCGTAGACGGGGCCTCAAATGTTCTGTTGTTGGTGTCCCGAAGACCATTGATAATGACATTGCG GTGATTGACAAGTCATTTGGATTTGACACTGCTGTGGAGGAGGCCCAGAGAGCTATCAATGCTGCTCATGTCGAGGCTGAAAGTGCAGAGAATGGCATTGGTGTTGTGAAGCTAATGGGTCGCAACAGTG GGTTTATTGCAATGTATGCTACTCTAGCCAGTCGCGACGTG GATTGCTGTTTGATTCCGGAGTCACCCTTCTACCTTGAAGGGAAGGGAGGGCTCCTTGAGTTCATCGAGAGACGGCTCAAGGACAATGGTCACATGGTCATTGTTGTGGCTGAGGGTGCCGGGCAGGATCTCATCGCAAAAAGCATGAATTTCGTGGACACTCAGGATGCTTCTGGAAATAAGCTGCTTCTGGATGTTGGCCTTTGGCTATCCCAGAAGATAAAG GATCATTTCAAGAAGAAGCCCAACTTCCCCATAACTCTCAAATACATCGACCCGACTTACATGATCCGTGCCGTCAAATCAAACGCATCCGACAACGTCTACTGCACCCTGCTGGCTCACAGCGCCCTCCATGGCGCAATGGCAGGGTACACCGGCTTCACCGTCGCTCCGGTCAACGGCAGACACGCTTACATCCCGTTCTAC AGGATCACCGAGAAGCAGAACAAGGTGGTGATCACGGACCGGATGTGGGCGCGGGTGCTGTGCTCGACGAACCAGCCCTGCTTCCTGAGCCACGAGGACGTTGAGAACATGAAGCACGACGACGATCACGAGCATCACCTGCACAACACGCAGCTCCTGGAAGGCGAGAGCTCGCCGGTGAAGAACTCGCCCAAGTGCAATGGGTCGGCACCACCGGCGGTGTGA
- the LOC101757314 gene encoding serine/threonine-protein kinase Aurora-2, with amino-acid sequence MAIATESRGSEDKASAHANEEKRWVLSDFEVGKPLGRGKFGHVYLAREKRSNQIVALKVLFKSQLKQSQVEHQLRREVEIQSHLRHPNILRLYGYFYDQTRVYLILEYAAKGELYKELTRCKHFSERRSATYIASLARALIYLHGKHVIHRDIKPENLLIGVQGELKIADFGWSVHTFNRRRTMCGTLDYLPPEMVEKTEHDYHVDIWSLGILCYEFLYGVPPFEAKEHSETYRRIVKVDLKFPLKPFVSPAAKDLISQMLVKNSAHRLPLHKVLEHPWIVQNADPSGVYRG; translated from the exons ATGGCGATCGCCACCGAGTCGCGCGGCAGCGAGGACAAG GCTTCAGCCCACGCTAATGAGGAGAAGAGGTGGGTTCTGTCTGATTTTGAGGTTGGCAAACCACTTGGGAGGGGCAAGTTCGGACATGTCTACCTGGCCAGAGAAAAGAGG AGCAACCAGATCGTAGCTTTGAAAGTTCTTTTTAAGAGCCAACTCAAACAGTCCCAAGTGGAACATCAGCTGCGGCGTGAGGTTGAGATACAGTCTCATCTCCGTCACCCAAATATTCTTCGCCTGTATGGATACTTCTATGATCAG ACTAGAGTGTATCTCATCTTGGAATATGCTGCCAAGGGAGAGCTGTACAAGGAGTTGACGAGGTGCAAACACTTCTCAGAGAGACGGTCAGCAACT TACATCGCGTCCCTCGCGAGAGCTTTGATCTACCTACACGGGAAGCATGTCATCCATAGGGACATTAAACCAGAGAACCTTTTGATTGGAGTCCAG GGCGAGCTAAAAATTGCAGACTTCGGCTGGTCTGTCCACACCTTCAACCGAAGGAGGACGATGTGTGGAACACTAGACTACCTTCCGCCTGAAATGG TTGAGAAGACAGAGCATGATTATCACGTTGACATCTGGAGCTTGGGTATACTGTGCTATGAGTTTCTTTATGGGGTCCCACCTTTTGAAGCGAAAGAGCATTCAGAGACATATCGAAG GATAGTGAAGGTCGACCTGAAGTTCCCATTGAAACCGTTCGTGTCGCCTGCTGCCAAGGACCTAATTTCTCAG ATGCTCGTAAAGAATTCCGCACACCGGCTCCCACTCCACAAAGTCCTTGAGCACCCGTGGATTGTCCAGAATGCCGACCCCTCCGGCGTGTACAGAGGGTAG
- the LOC105914383 gene encoding uncharacterized protein LOC105914383, which translates to MAHNPSSSSSSTSVVHHDINPFHVATPMPVAASTVQLINIRSHQVVYAFQDFHNLHQGDLSVGDYCCRLKRLADNLTNVGHPITDQDLVVNTMHGLSSKFNNALGVIGAMNPIPSFLWVHSYLLQEERRMDRTHEMEDANALLATGSNSSSTATAFVAMGSSTEVPFKPPSSTTTTPPAFSLTKGGNDLKKRHKQSDGKNRSNASPTLPNLTAPPQANWGSVYNPWTGVVQAWPMPPANWRGPNTGILGNRPGAPSHAMMVSTPGQTQQISFGALANLFIELHGQLLSTATYNGSGDWFLDTGASTHMATHPSFPRASPYLLIQLM; encoded by the exons ATGGCACACAacccctcatcctcctcctccagtacCTCTGTTGTGCACCATGACATCAATCCCTTCCACGTCGCCACCCCTATGCCTGTTGCCGCTTCCACCGTTCAACTCATCAACATCCGCTCCCAT CAAGTCGTCTACGCCTTCCAGGACTTCCACAACCTTCACCAAGGGGACCTCTCCGTCGGTGATTACTGCTGCCGCCTCAAGCGCCTGGCGGACAACCTCACCAATGTCGGCCATCCCATCACCGATCAAGACCTCGTCGTCAACACCATGCACGGCCTCAGCTCCAAGTTCAACAACGCCCTCGGCGTCATCGGTGCCATGAACCCGATTCCGTCGTTCCTGTGGGTGCACTCCTACCTTCTTCAAGAGGAGAGACGCATGGATCGTACCCACGAGATGGAAGACGCCAACGCCCTCCTCGCCACAGGCTCGAACTCCTCCAGCACGGCGACTGCTTTTGTCGCCATGGGCTCCTCCACCGAGGTACCCTTCAAGCCGCCCTCCTCGACGACGACCACACCACCGGCCTTCTCCCTCACCAAAGGCGGCAACGACCTCAAGAAGAGGCACAAACAGTCTGACGGCAAGAACCGCTCCAACGCTAGCCCCACACTGCCAAATCTGACGGCGCCGCCTCAAGCTAATTGGGGATCGGTGTACAACCCTTGGACTGGTGTTGTCCAAGCTTGGCCGATGCCGCCAGCCAACTGGCGTGGCCCCAACACCGGCATTCTCGGCAACCGCCCGGGTGCTCCGTCGCATGCCATGATGGTGTCCACCCCTGGACAGACCCAGCAAATCAGCTTTGGTGCGCTGGCCAACCTCTTCATCGAGCTCCATGGCCAGTTGTTGTCCACCGCCACCTACAATGGCAGTGGTGACTGGTTCCTCGACACCGGTGCATCCACACACATGGCTACACACCCTAGTTTTCCCCGTGCCTCCCCTTACCTCCTGATTCAGCTTATGTGA